From Microbacterium sp. YJN-G, a single genomic window includes:
- a CDS encoding endo-1,3-alpha-glucanase family glycosylhydrolase — MPRAISLAALAVIALVMGVLLPASPLSGTAASAATTETTLTATAATWTTSRKPTTPHGNLPYLSATSSQDRTYVKFDGSALRGQKIVSAKLVLQVAASSATKPGVVVYPASTSWTERSLTHVNRPKDSKVRLNSVSPQARSHKTLTVPLKNLSTLSSKGAFALRVQYSQRSVPTTYVATGPRAPRLIVTVQSPVSSSKTTTPAPSTTAPTTTAPTPAPTPTAPTTAPSTTTAPSTTTAQSTTTTTTTTAAPAAASDKKVFAHYFPPYPLSFDNKPADSDYYTRNYLTVGGEGGIHAEYGGLLRDRPIAVGQSSSPTWKIDNLRTEIRQAKAGGIDGFVVDIMNIEGLNWETTKNLFIAAEKEGFKVVPMIDGTATISRLTPAQVASAIASLYRSPAAFKSGTDYLLSSFKAEGPGAAWFKQVIDLLETKHGVPISFQAVFLSAGSTNMTAFAPISDSFGNWGARSPQAINSLPVYDAQAEKYGKDWMEPVAPQDMRPRSGVYAEAGNTEALRAGWAKAIRDDAEYVQMVTWNDYSESSQFAPSGSHGTAFLEISRYYSDWFHTGSAPQITTDKLFVTHREHFANAAVAVKHDPITPTLSGSPGTPRDTVEALVFLTAPATVEITVGGVKSTFSAKAGVSAFTAPLRLGTVQAKIIRNGTAVKAAASPYKVVATPEVQDLQYYAVTGK; from the coding sequence ATGCCGCGCGCAATCTCACTCGCGGCGCTCGCCGTCATCGCTCTCGTCATGGGAGTGCTCCTGCCCGCATCGCCGCTGAGCGGCACCGCCGCCAGCGCGGCCACGACCGAGACCACGCTCACCGCCACCGCGGCCACGTGGACGACGTCGCGCAAGCCGACCACTCCGCACGGCAATCTGCCCTACCTCAGCGCGACCTCCTCTCAGGACCGCACGTACGTGAAGTTCGACGGCTCCGCGCTGCGGGGCCAGAAGATCGTCAGCGCGAAACTGGTGCTGCAGGTCGCCGCGTCGTCTGCGACCAAGCCCGGTGTCGTCGTGTACCCCGCGTCCACCTCGTGGACCGAACGCTCCCTGACGCACGTCAACCGGCCGAAGGACAGTAAGGTCCGGTTGAATTCGGTCTCGCCGCAGGCACGCAGCCACAAGACCCTCACGGTGCCGCTGAAGAACCTCAGCACGCTGTCGTCGAAGGGTGCGTTCGCGCTGCGCGTGCAGTACTCGCAGCGATCCGTGCCGACGACGTACGTCGCCACCGGCCCCCGTGCGCCGCGACTGATCGTGACGGTGCAGAGTCCGGTGTCATCGTCGAAGACCACGACACCCGCTCCCTCCACGACGGCTCCGACCACGACGGCGCCCACGCCGGCCCCGACGCCGACCGCACCCACGACTGCGCCGTCGACCACGACTGCGCCGTCGACCACGACTGCGCAGTCGACCACGACTACGACGACCACGACGGCCGCCCCCGCGGCGGCGAGTGACAAGAAGGTCTTCGCGCACTACTTCCCGCCGTACCCGCTGTCGTTCGACAACAAGCCCGCTGACAGCGATTACTACACGCGCAACTACCTGACGGTCGGTGGCGAGGGCGGTATCCATGCCGAGTACGGCGGACTGCTGCGCGACCGCCCGATCGCCGTCGGACAGTCCTCGTCCCCGACGTGGAAGATCGACAACCTGCGCACCGAGATCCGTCAGGCGAAGGCCGGCGGCATCGACGGATTCGTCGTCGACATCATGAACATCGAGGGACTGAACTGGGAGACCACCAAGAACCTGTTCATCGCCGCCGAGAAGGAGGGCTTCAAGGTCGTCCCGATGATCGACGGCACCGCGACGATCTCGCGTCTCACTCCCGCGCAGGTGGCCTCGGCCATCGCATCGCTCTACCGCAGCCCGGCTGCGTTCAAGTCCGGCACCGACTACCTGCTCTCGTCGTTCAAGGCCGAAGGGCCCGGAGCGGCCTGGTTCAAGCAGGTCATCGACCTGCTCGAGACGAAGCACGGTGTGCCCATCTCGTTCCAGGCGGTGTTCCTGTCGGCCGGCTCGACGAACATGACGGCATTCGCACCCATCTCCGACAGCTTCGGCAACTGGGGTGCGCGCAGCCCGCAGGCGATCAACAGCCTTCCGGTGTACGACGCGCAGGCCGAGAAGTACGGCAAGGACTGGATGGAGCCCGTCGCGCCCCAGGACATGCGGCCACGCTCGGGCGTCTACGCCGAAGCCGGCAACACCGAGGCGCTGCGCGCCGGCTGGGCGAAGGCCATCCGTGACGACGCCGAGTACGTGCAGATGGTGACCTGGAACGACTACAGCGAATCGTCGCAGTTCGCGCCGTCGGGATCGCACGGCACCGCGTTCCTCGAGATCAGCCGTTACTACTCCGACTGGTTCCACACCGGCAGCGCACCGCAGATCACGACCGACAAGCTGTTCGTCACCCATCGCGAGCACTTCGCGAATGCCGCCGTCGCGGTGAAGCACGACCCGATCACGCCGACGCTCAGCGGCAGCCCGGGCACGCCGCGCGACACGGTCGAGGCGCTCGTCTTCCTCACCGCGCCTGCGACGGTGGAGATCACCGTCGGTGGCGTGAAGTCGACGTTCAGCGCCAAGGCCGGGGTGTCGGCCTTCACCGCTCCGCTGCGACTCGGAACCGTTCAAGCGAAGATCATCCGCAACGGCACCGCCGTGAAGGCGGCCGCCTCACCGTATAAGGTCGTCGCCACACCTGAGGTGCAGGACCTGCAGTACTACGCCGTCACCGGCAAGTGA
- a CDS encoding glycosyltransferase family 2 protein — translation MPVSHLVIVMPAYNEAEGIRGFIDEIREHVAPLAARVTFVVADDRSTDDTAGALAGLEDVRVQIQPANRGHGPTALAAYRAGLDLQPDLLVHVDGDGQFLGPDFARAISAAVSTGSDVVHGVRHSRADPWYRRVLTAGVGALVTLTAGRRVPDVNTPLRVYRPAALRSLVDAVPAGTLVPHVHFSLAEARAGLAVRYVGVRSIPRRGASAAGTMWGSGVKVALPPARLRRFAIAALGELWRLSLRPGAPLRRFRLGDARG, via the coding sequence GTGCCAGTTTCCCATCTTGTGATCGTCATGCCCGCCTACAACGAGGCGGAGGGCATCCGCGGTTTCATCGACGAGATCCGTGAGCACGTCGCCCCTCTCGCCGCGCGGGTGACCTTCGTGGTGGCCGACGATCGCTCCACCGACGACACCGCAGGCGCCCTCGCCGGCCTCGAAGACGTACGCGTGCAGATCCAGCCGGCCAATCGCGGTCACGGCCCGACGGCGTTGGCGGCTTATCGCGCCGGACTCGACCTGCAGCCCGACCTGCTGGTGCACGTGGACGGCGACGGCCAGTTCCTGGGTCCGGATTTCGCGCGCGCGATCTCGGCGGCCGTCTCCACCGGAAGCGACGTCGTGCACGGCGTGCGCCACAGCCGCGCCGACCCCTGGTACCGCCGCGTGCTCACAGCGGGCGTGGGAGCACTGGTGACGCTCACGGCGGGACGCCGTGTTCCCGACGTCAACACTCCGCTGCGCGTGTACCGTCCCGCCGCGCTGCGATCGCTGGTGGATGCCGTTCCCGCCGGCACCCTCGTGCCGCACGTGCACTTCTCGCTCGCCGAGGCCCGTGCCGGCCTCGCCGTGCGGTACGTGGGGGTGCGCAGCATCCCTCGTCGCGGAGCTTCGGCGGCCGGCACGATGTGGGGCAGCGGGGTCAAGGTCGCGCTGCCGCCTGCGCGCCTGCGCCGGTTCGCCATCGCGGCACTCGGTGAGCTGTGGCGGCTGTCGCTGCGCCCGGGCGCTCCGCTGCGCCGGTTCCGCCTCGGAGATGCGCGGGGATGA
- a CDS encoding glycosyltransferase, with protein sequence MKILGVVTLVSPNGEYGGPLRVAVNQLRELSRRGHDVVLAGSARGYEGPPPSSIEGVRTRLFPARTALPGAGFAGLTSPGLLRSLYSHVREFDVVHVHAARDLVTLPAARLAQRAGVRTVLQTHGMIDESSHPLAGPLDAVLTRPALRDAAAVTYLTPEERRSLEVVGRGDAHLAHLINGVPAADDGDEDSAESRAGGGDDEVGGGEVLYLARLAPRKNPVMFAQVAAQLAAQFPHTRFRLVGPDEGMGAEVSRVAADAALGDRLRWEGPLAPELTLDRMRAASVYVLPSVDEPYPMSVLEAMSVGLPVVVTTSCGLAGLVAEHRAGAVVEPEAGALRAAIADLLADPVAAARAGQRGRDAVARTRSMTSVAEKLEDLYSSAS encoded by the coding sequence GTGAAGATTCTCGGCGTCGTCACGCTGGTCAGCCCGAACGGCGAATACGGCGGACCGCTTCGCGTCGCCGTCAACCAGCTGCGTGAACTCTCGCGCCGCGGACACGATGTCGTGCTCGCGGGCAGCGCCCGTGGATATGAGGGGCCACCGCCGTCGAGCATCGAGGGTGTGCGCACCCGTCTGTTCCCCGCGCGGACCGCGCTTCCGGGTGCGGGGTTCGCAGGGCTCACCTCACCCGGACTGCTGCGTTCTCTGTATTCGCACGTGCGTGAGTTCGACGTCGTGCATGTGCACGCCGCCCGAGACCTCGTCACCCTACCGGCTGCGCGGCTGGCGCAGCGCGCCGGGGTGCGGACTGTGCTGCAGACGCACGGGATGATCGACGAGTCCTCGCATCCGCTCGCCGGACCCCTGGATGCCGTTCTTACGCGCCCCGCGCTGCGCGATGCGGCGGCTGTCACCTACCTGACGCCCGAGGAACGACGTTCACTCGAAGTCGTGGGGCGTGGCGACGCGCATCTGGCGCACCTGATCAACGGCGTCCCCGCCGCCGATGACGGCGACGAGGACTCCGCCGAGAGCCGCGCGGGGGGCGGCGACGACGAAGTCGGTGGTGGAGAGGTGCTCTATCTCGCCAGGCTGGCGCCTCGCAAGAATCCGGTGATGTTCGCGCAGGTCGCCGCGCAGCTCGCCGCTCAGTTCCCTCATACCCGTTTTCGCCTGGTGGGACCGGACGAGGGCATGGGCGCGGAGGTCTCGCGGGTCGCCGCGGATGCCGCGCTGGGCGACCGCCTGCGCTGGGAGGGGCCGCTCGCTCCTGAACTGACCCTTGACCGCATGAGAGCCGCATCCGTGTACGTTCTGCCGAGCGTCGATGAGCCGTATCCGATGTCGGTGCTCGAGGCGATGTCGGTCGGGCTGCCTGTCGTGGTGACCACCTCGTGCGGGCTCGCCGGTCTGGTCGCCGAGCACCGTGCGGGTGCGGTGGTCGAGCCCGAGGCCGGCGCGCTGCGCGCGGCCATCGCAGACCTGCTCGCAGACCCGGTCGCAGCGGCGCGGGCGGGGCAACGCGGGAGGGATGCCGTGGCGCGGACGCGGAGCATGACATCCGTCGCCGAGAAGCTCGAGGACCTTTACTCCTCGGCGAGCTGA
- a CDS encoding polysaccharide biosynthesis tyrosine autokinase, with the protein MESNNLMRVIRYHWVAILICAQLGILFGAALAIVTPREYTAHADVFVQVTGGSSTSDVAAATNYSQQQARNFSAVATREIVLQEVIDELELDVTVPQLRKQVSTVVPLNSTMITISGTDSSPNTAADIANSVAAELTAVVPRLTPEVTGKSTVRMQIIESANPPATASSPNVPLLLVLGLLAGVVAAAVVVAIRAAVGTRVHSASQAAAITGAALIGTIALDRKAGRQPVPVADGVWSRRAEEYRQLRTNLRYLQPDTDHKVFVVTSSVPGEGKSTTSANMAAALAASGLRVGLVEADLRRPTLADLLDMTEGPGLAGVLTDQVSLEDAFQSWGPDGMQVLLAGDMPPNPSELIESARGAEIFAAIRQRFDVTIIDSPPLAAVADAAALTRQLGGAVLVVGSRRVRARELRRAVNRLNTIGVAVEGIVVNFVSVPRADRFDYGYVPSPKAGPARTSASSAAPRASRARARQPLTEHSVRPLSANENPA; encoded by the coding sequence ATGGAATCGAACAACCTGATGAGGGTGATCCGCTACCACTGGGTTGCGATCCTGATCTGCGCCCAGCTCGGCATCCTGTTCGGTGCTGCGCTGGCGATCGTGACGCCCCGTGAGTACACGGCCCACGCCGACGTCTTCGTGCAGGTGACCGGCGGCAGCAGCACGAGCGACGTCGCCGCGGCGACGAACTACTCCCAGCAGCAGGCCCGCAACTTCAGTGCCGTCGCGACGCGCGAGATCGTCCTGCAGGAGGTGATCGACGAACTCGAACTCGACGTCACCGTGCCGCAGCTGCGAAAGCAGGTCAGCACCGTGGTGCCGCTGAACTCGACGATGATCACCATCTCGGGCACCGACAGCTCTCCGAACACCGCCGCCGACATCGCGAATTCCGTCGCCGCAGAGTTGACCGCAGTCGTCCCACGCCTGACCCCGGAGGTCACCGGCAAGTCCACGGTGCGCATGCAGATCATCGAGAGCGCGAACCCGCCCGCCACCGCCTCGTCGCCGAATGTTCCGCTGCTGCTGGTGCTGGGTCTGCTCGCCGGAGTCGTGGCCGCCGCCGTCGTGGTCGCGATCCGGGCGGCCGTCGGGACACGCGTGCATTCTGCGAGCCAGGCCGCCGCGATCACCGGCGCTGCCCTGATCGGCACCATCGCGCTGGACAGGAAGGCGGGACGCCAGCCCGTTCCCGTCGCGGACGGGGTCTGGTCGCGGCGCGCCGAGGAGTACCGTCAGCTGCGCACGAACCTGCGCTACCTGCAGCCCGACACCGATCACAAGGTGTTCGTGGTCACCTCGTCGGTTCCCGGTGAAGGCAAGAGCACGACCTCGGCGAACATGGCCGCCGCGCTGGCGGCATCCGGACTGCGGGTGGGCCTGGTCGAAGCCGACCTGCGCCGGCCCACCCTCGCCGATCTGCTGGACATGACCGAGGGGCCCGGCCTCGCCGGTGTGCTCACCGACCAGGTGTCGCTCGAGGATGCGTTTCAGAGCTGGGGGCCGGACGGCATGCAGGTGCTGCTCGCCGGCGACATGCCCCCCAACCCGAGCGAGCTGATCGAGTCCGCGCGGGGAGCCGAGATCTTCGCGGCGATCCGGCAGCGGTTCGATGTGACGATCATCGACAGTCCGCCGCTGGCCGCCGTCGCCGATGCGGCGGCGTTGACCCGCCAGCTCGGCGGCGCCGTGCTCGTCGTCGGTTCGCGCCGGGTGCGAGCACGCGAACTGCGGCGCGCCGTGAACCGGCTGAACACGATCGGCGTCGCCGTCGAGGGCATCGTCGTCAACTTCGTCTCCGTGCCGCGTGCCGACCGGTTCGATTACGGGTACGTGCCTTCGCCGAAGGCCGGCCCGGCCCGTACCTCGGCGTCGTCCGCTGCGCCGCGTGCGTCACGCGCTCGCGCCCGTCAGCCGTTGACCGAGCACTCCGTCCGGCCGCTGAGCGCCAACGAGAATCCGGCATAG
- the glmM gene encoding phosphoglucosamine mutase, protein MALFGTDGVRGLANGPLTAELALTLAQATAVVLGQGRIAEARRAAGKRLTAVVARDPRISGHFLSAAVEAGLASSGVDVLDAGTLPTPAAAFLIADVDADFGVMISASHNPAPDNGIKIFARGGVKLPDIVEQRIEETMAAGTKLQPTGGDVGRVQRFSDAEDRYVMHLLASLPHRLDGLHVVLDCANGAASGASPEVFRNAGAKVTVIGADPDGLNINDGVGSTHLDKLAAEVVRVGADVGIAHDGDADRCLAVDAEGNIVDGDQIMAILAVSMKSRGVLANDTLVATVMSNLGLHVAMREQGITVRQTAVGDRYVLEDMNAGGYSLGGEQSGHVIMRAFATTGDGLLTGLHLVAEMARTKKSLAELASIMTVYPQVMINVKDVDKDAVSDHVHVQDAVKAVEAELGSTGRVLLRKSGTEALVRVMVEAADAETANAHAESLAAIVRTHLSL, encoded by the coding sequence ATGGCACTGTTCGGTACAGACGGCGTGCGGGGGCTGGCCAACGGCCCCCTCACCGCCGAGCTCGCGCTCACCCTGGCCCAGGCGACCGCTGTCGTCCTGGGCCAGGGCCGTATTGCCGAGGCGCGTCGCGCTGCCGGCAAGCGTCTCACCGCCGTGGTCGCCCGCGACCCGCGGATCTCCGGTCACTTCCTCAGCGCCGCCGTCGAGGCGGGACTCGCCTCCTCCGGCGTGGACGTGCTGGATGCCGGCACGCTGCCGACCCCGGCGGCCGCCTTCCTGATTGCCGACGTCGACGCCGATTTCGGCGTCATGATCTCGGCGTCGCACAACCCGGCCCCCGACAACGGGATCAAGATCTTCGCCCGCGGCGGAGTGAAGCTTCCCGACATCGTCGAGCAGCGCATCGAAGAGACGATGGCCGCGGGCACCAAGCTGCAGCCCACCGGCGGCGACGTCGGTCGCGTGCAGCGCTTCTCGGATGCCGAGGACCGCTACGTCATGCACCTGCTGGCCTCGCTGCCGCATCGCCTCGATGGACTCCACGTGGTGCTCGACTGCGCCAACGGCGCGGCATCCGGTGCGTCTCCCGAGGTGTTCCGCAACGCGGGCGCCAAGGTGACCGTCATCGGGGCTGACCCGGATGGCCTGAACATCAACGACGGCGTCGGATCGACGCACCTCGACAAGCTGGCCGCCGAGGTCGTGCGGGTCGGAGCCGACGTGGGCATCGCACACGACGGCGACGCCGACCGGTGCCTCGCGGTCGACGCCGAGGGCAACATCGTCGACGGCGACCAGATCATGGCGATCCTCGCCGTGTCGATGAAGAGCCGCGGGGTTCTCGCGAACGACACTCTCGTCGCGACCGTGATGAGCAACCTCGGTCTGCACGTGGCCATGCGCGAGCAGGGCATCACCGTGCGTCAGACCGCTGTCGGCGACCGCTACGTGCTCGAGGACATGAACGCAGGCGGGTATTCGCTCGGCGGCGAGCAGTCCGGCCACGTCATCATGCGCGCCTTCGCCACCACCGGCGACGGCCTGCTGACCGGCCTGCACCTGGTCGCCGAGATGGCCCGCACCAAGAAGTCCCTCGCGGAGCTCGCGTCGATCATGACGGTGTACCCGCAGGTGATGATCAATGTGAAGGACGTCGACAAGGACGCGGTCTCGGACCACGTCCACGTGCAGGATGCCGTGAAGGCCGTCGAGGCCGAGCTCGGCTCGACCGGCCGGGTGCTGCTGCGCAAGTCGGGCACCGAGGCGCTCGTGCGCGTGATGGTCGAGGCGGCGGATGCCGAGACGGCCAACGCGCACGCCGAGTCGCTCGCCGCGATCGTGCGCACGCACCTGTCGCTCTGA
- a CDS encoding UDP-glucose dehydrogenase family protein has translation MRLSVIGCGYLGAVHAAAMASLGHDVIGVDVDRDRIAALAGGRAPFFEPGLPELLRDGLASGQLTFSTDVRDAAGAAVHFLAVGTPQRQGASAADLSYVDSAVDALLPVLRPGDVVAGKSTVPVGTAARLADAVERTGASLTWNPEFLREGWAVHDTLTPDRIVVGVGTGDGGAPTPDGLRAAGMLREVYATALGVGTPWIVTDLATAELVKVAANAFLATKISFINAMAEIAEVTGADVTTLADAIGHDDRIGRRFLGAGIGFGGGCLPKDIRAFAARAEELGRGESVGFLRAVDEINLRRRDRAVELVQQALGGAVHGRRVTVLGAAFKPHSDDVRDSPALHVATRLHGLGAVVTVTDPAAIENARRVSPQLTYVHDRDEALRDADAVVLVTEWDQYRRELSPQHLATLTAGRVIVDGRNGLDAAAWRAAGFAYYGMGRP, from the coding sequence ATGAGGCTCTCGGTGATCGGATGCGGCTACCTGGGGGCCGTGCACGCCGCGGCCATGGCATCCCTTGGCCACGACGTCATCGGCGTCGACGTCGATCGCGACCGGATCGCCGCGCTCGCCGGCGGGCGGGCGCCGTTCTTCGAACCCGGGCTGCCCGAGCTGCTGCGCGACGGCCTGGCGTCCGGGCAGCTCACGTTCAGTACGGACGTGCGGGATGCCGCGGGCGCGGCCGTGCACTTCCTTGCGGTCGGCACTCCGCAGCGCCAGGGAGCATCCGCCGCTGACCTGAGCTACGTCGATTCGGCTGTCGACGCACTGCTGCCGGTGCTGCGGCCCGGCGACGTGGTCGCGGGCAAGTCGACGGTGCCGGTCGGCACCGCGGCGCGACTGGCGGATGCTGTGGAGCGCACAGGTGCGTCCCTGACCTGGAACCCCGAGTTCCTGCGCGAGGGGTGGGCCGTGCACGACACGCTCACCCCCGACCGCATCGTGGTCGGGGTCGGCACGGGAGACGGAGGCGCGCCGACACCCGACGGGCTGCGGGCCGCCGGCATGCTGCGCGAGGTGTACGCGACGGCGTTGGGCGTGGGCACACCCTGGATCGTGACCGACCTGGCGACCGCCGAGCTCGTCAAGGTCGCCGCGAACGCGTTCCTGGCGACGAAGATCTCGTTCATCAACGCGATGGCCGAGATCGCCGAGGTCACCGGCGCCGACGTCACCACACTCGCGGATGCGATCGGCCACGACGACCGCATCGGCCGGCGCTTCCTGGGCGCAGGGATCGGCTTCGGAGGAGGATGCCTGCCCAAGGACATCCGCGCCTTCGCCGCGCGTGCCGAGGAGCTCGGGCGCGGCGAGTCGGTCGGATTCCTGCGCGCGGTCGACGAGATCAATCTGCGCCGCCGCGACCGGGCTGTCGAGCTCGTGCAGCAGGCGCTGGGCGGCGCGGTGCACGGCCGCCGGGTCACCGTGCTCGGTGCGGCCTTCAAACCGCACAGCGACGACGTCCGCGATTCGCCGGCTCTGCACGTCGCGACGCGCCTGCACGGCCTCGGCGCGGTCGTCACGGTCACCGATCCCGCGGCGATCGAGAACGCGCGGCGGGTGAGTCCGCAGCTCACGTACGTGCACGACCGCGACGAGGCGCTGCGAGACGCGGATGCCGTCGTGCTGGTCACCGAGTGGGACCAGTACCGCCGTGAACTCTCACCCCAGCATCTGGCGACGCTCACGGCGGGTCGCGTCATCGTCGACGGACGCAACGGGCTGGATGCCGCCGCCTGGCGGGCGGCCGGCTTCGCGTACTACGGCATGGGCAGGCCCTGA
- a CDS encoding DapH/DapD/GlmU-related protein, whose amino-acid sequence MGTRRRLGDFTGAGYDKGRGLLWQAAWQLASSVLVMPWFVPPRVRVGVLRLFGAKIGTGVNIRAGVRVHWPWKLEIGDDSWIGERVWLLNLEPIRIGSNACVSQAAFLCTGSHDHRSPSFEFDNAPIRIEDGAWVAARATVLRGVTVGADAVVGATALVTKDIDPGAIVLAPRAQVSR is encoded by the coding sequence ATGGGGACCAGACGAAGGCTTGGGGACTTCACGGGGGCGGGGTACGACAAGGGTCGCGGCCTGCTGTGGCAGGCGGCCTGGCAGCTCGCATCGAGTGTGCTGGTGATGCCGTGGTTCGTGCCGCCGCGCGTGCGCGTGGGCGTGCTGCGGCTCTTCGGCGCGAAGATCGGCACGGGCGTGAACATCCGGGCCGGAGTGCGGGTGCACTGGCCGTGGAAACTCGAGATCGGCGACGACTCGTGGATCGGTGAGCGCGTGTGGCTGCTCAACCTCGAGCCGATCCGGATCGGCTCGAACGCGTGTGTGTCGCAGGCCGCGTTCCTGTGCACGGGCAGCCACGATCACCGATCGCCGTCCTTCGAGTTCGACAACGCGCCGATCCGCATCGAGGACGGCGCCTGGGTAGCGGCCCGGGCCACGGTCCTGCGCGGAGTGACGGTCGGGGCGGATGCCGTGGTCGGCGCGACTGCACTGGTGACGAAGGATATCGATCCAGGCGCGATCGTGCTCGCTCCACGCGCACAGGTGTCGCGGTGA
- a CDS encoding GDP-L-fucose synthase family protein — protein MRSDSVQYTPGALDRDAPFYVAGIRGLVGSAIRRRLDAGGFTNVFGATSAELDLKDRDAVFGYLTETRPRYLVLAAAKVGGILANSTYPVDFLSDNLRIQTNVLDAALTNDVERVVFLGSSCIYPKLAPQPIREDALLTGHLEPTNDAYAIAKIAGILQVQAVRRQYGLPWISAMPTNLYGPNDNFSRHGSHVLPALIRRYDEAQASGARSVTNWGTGTPRREFLHSDDMADAVLHLMENYDGPMQVNVGTGEDATIREIAETIAEVVGYTGETEWDAARPDGTPQKLLDVSQLAATGWRARIGLREGLERTVAWYRDHIGALRV, from the coding sequence ATGAGAAGCGACAGCGTGCAGTACACCCCCGGAGCCCTCGACCGCGACGCACCGTTCTACGTCGCCGGCATCCGGGGCCTGGTCGGTTCCGCGATCCGGCGGCGGCTGGATGCCGGCGGGTTCACGAACGTCTTCGGTGCGACCTCGGCCGAGCTCGATCTGAAGGATCGGGATGCCGTGTTCGGCTACCTCACCGAGACCCGGCCCCGCTACCTGGTGCTGGCCGCCGCGAAGGTGGGAGGCATCCTCGCGAACAGCACCTACCCGGTGGACTTCCTCAGCGACAACCTGCGCATCCAGACCAATGTGCTCGATGCAGCACTGACCAACGACGTGGAGCGCGTCGTGTTCCTCGGGTCGTCGTGCATCTACCCGAAGCTGGCGCCGCAGCCGATCCGCGAGGACGCGCTGCTGACCGGCCACCTGGAGCCCACCAACGACGCGTATGCGATCGCGAAGATCGCCGGCATCCTGCAGGTGCAGGCGGTGCGGCGGCAGTACGGCCTGCCGTGGATCTCGGCGATGCCGACGAACCTGTACGGACCGAACGACAACTTCTCACGGCACGGTTCGCACGTGCTGCCCGCGCTGATCCGGCGCTACGACGAGGCGCAGGCGTCGGGCGCGAGATCGGTGACCAACTGGGGCACGGGAACGCCGCGGCGCGAGTTCCTGCATTCGGATGACATGGCGGATGCCGTGCTGCACCTGATGGAGAACTACGACGGCCCGATGCAGGTCAACGTCGGCACCGGGGAGGACGCGACGATCCGCGAGATCGCGGAGACGATCGCCGAGGTCGTCGGGTACACGGGCGAGACGGAATGGGATGCCGCACGGCCGGACGGCACCCCGCAGAAACTGCTCGACGTGTCGCAACTGGCCGCGACGGGCTGGCGGGCGCGCATCGGCCTGCGTGAGGGGCTCGAGCGCACCGTCGCCTGGTACCGGGATCACATCGGCGCGCTGCGGGTGTAA
- a CDS encoding GtrA family protein encodes MKIHPRLRRLASVGSRFLIVGAISTLIEIGVFNLLVYGLGMGLVWAKIIASLVALVNAYVGNREWTFRNRDRRTRLNELTLFLITNAVCTGLGALLVWLGVQGAELLLGRDPGPFAVNFVNLVSIVVVVLLRFVLYHKVVFRPKVV; translated from the coding sequence ATGAAGATTCACCCCCGACTGCGTCGGCTCGCCTCTGTCGGGAGTCGCTTCCTCATCGTCGGCGCCATCAGCACACTCATCGAGATCGGCGTCTTCAATCTGCTCGTGTACGGACTGGGCATGGGCCTGGTGTGGGCGAAGATCATCGCCTCGCTGGTCGCGCTCGTGAACGCCTACGTCGGCAACCGGGAGTGGACGTTCCGCAACCGTGACCGGCGCACCCGCCTGAACGAACTGACACTGTTCCTGATCACCAACGCGGTGTGCACCGGGCTCGGGGCGCTTCTCGTCTGGCTGGGAGTGCAGGGCGCCGAGCTGCTGCTCGGTCGCGACCCCGGTCCGTTCGCCGTGAACTTCGTCAACCTGGTGAGCATCGTCGTCGTGGTGCTGCTGCGGTTCGTGCTCTACCACAAGGTCGTGTTCCGCCCGAAGGTCGTCTGA